One Rissa tridactyla isolate bRisTri1 chromosome 4, bRisTri1.patW.cur.20221130, whole genome shotgun sequence DNA window includes the following coding sequences:
- the MEAK7 gene encoding MTOR-associated protein MEAK7: protein MGNAESNAYRNHLSRFLPEEQSDIDGVFDTLSGSSVSAGAKNGKATKKTVSLAALQAYVQEPLPDQMTVRLYNGMKSIDLTGKSSAPSEQIAKEQFVIFMSNLLKGNADEKVTIIMRMISKTEGPVKGKQIQEFTEDLITSVVHVLNYRKELRGWNLENTRDSASGVKALASQLLSELKLADGTKPVGPQLMETNFDQSVIEDWVYRVPQISVFLSVVIRQGLHVLHSLPDQTKDILNLVPGCKGIKGRGLVSLFDIPSIIYINSHLPAELQHKWQLLFSSRLHGESFSQLCGHIVNKGPCIVILKDLDGYIFGGFASHPWEVKPQFQGDNRCFLFSVFPSLAVYTYTGYNDHYMYLNHGQQTMPNGLGMGGQHGYFGLWIDSDYGKGHSKAKPRCTTYNSPQLSAKEDFTLDAMEVWAVGDLPESAGTKGKKSILDVDPQAQALLEMAGKSRQSEGLREPLEEDEDDDN from the exons ATGGGAAACGCAGAAAGCAATGCCTATCGGAATCACCTTTCCAGGTTTCTTCCTGAGGAGCAGTCTGACATTGATGGAGTATTTGATACCTTATCAGGATCTAGTGTCTCAGCTGGAGCAAAAAATGGCAAAGCTACAAAGAAAACTGTGTCTCTGGCAGCACTGCAG GCATATGTGCAGGAGCCATTACCAGACCAAATGACTGTTCGGTTATACAACGGAATGAAAAGTATTGACCTGACCGGGAAATCATCTGCACCGAGTGAACAGATTGCTAAAGAGCAGTTTGTAATTTTTATGTCAAACCTCTTAAAAGGGAATGCAGATGAGAAGGTTACCATAATAATGAGAATGATCTCCAAGACAGAAGGGCCTGTGAAGGGCAAACAAATCCAAGAG TTCACAGAGGATCTGATCACGTCTGTAGTCCATGTACTGAACTACAGGAAGGAACTGAGAGGTTGGAATTTGGAGAATACTAGGGATTCTGCAAGTGGAGTAAAGGCTCTGGCTTCTCAGCTGCTGTCAGAATTGAAGCTTGCAG ATGGGACAAAACCTGTGGGTCCTCAGCTGATGGAGACAAATTTTGATCAAAGTGTCATTGAGGATTGGGTGTACCGAGTTCCACAGATCTCAGTTTTCCTCAGTGTTGTTATCAGGCAAGGCCTCCATGTTCTGCATTCTCTCCCAGACCAAACCAAAGACATACTCAACCTGGTTCCAGGCTGCAAAGGCATAAAAGGAAGAGGACTTGTCAGTCTCTTTGACATCCCATCCATCATATACATCAACTCCCATCTGCCTGCAGAGCTACAGCACAAGtggcagcttttattttcttctaggcTTCATGGAGAAAGCTTTTCACAGTTATGTGGGCATATAGTGAACAAAGGTCCTTGCATAGTGATCTTAAAGGACTTAGATGGTTATATTTTTGGTGGGTTTGCGTCTCACCCCTGGGAGGTGAAGCCACAGTTTCAAG GTGACAACagatgctttctgttttctgtgttccCCTCTCTTGCTGTATACACATACACAGGCTATAATGACCACTACATGTATTTGAACCATGGCCAACAAACAATGCCAAATGGACTT GGTATGGGTGGCCAGCATGGTTACTTCGGACTCTGGATAGACAGTGACTATGGGAAGGGACACAGTAAAGCAAAACCTCGATGCACCACCTACAACAGTCCCCAGCTGTCAGCGAAAGAGGATTTTACACTGGATGCCATGGAAGTCTGGGCAGTGGGAGACCTCCCTGAAAGTGCAGGG acaaaaGGTAAGAAGAGTATCCTGGATGTAGACCCTCAGGCTCAGGCCTTATTAGAAATGGCTGGAAAAAGTCGCCAGAGCGAAGGCCTACGAGAACCCCTTGAagaggatgaggatgatgataACTAA